The following proteins are co-located in the Micromonospora viridifaciens genome:
- a CDS encoding diguanylate cyclase codes for MASTALEACEWIVAALARHTPAAISILLHVHDRLRCVAATGAWQVHATVPPKAGLVGQVYATGEPAAVADVTADPDHFPVRPDIAAELCVPVLDPAGRLIGVLDLQWSGPVELARWQDTAERLAHRLGARIVALGGPPAESRGEKLLRHATAMTAAATEWELLAAAITAARDVSALSAAVLLLSGPPEPRLGAVTGTPGELESRIRAELAETGSAALDRLITRAHRHGAAYTLGEAGHPPTVDYLPLARAGARTLVAVPVGPPDAGGVLLVADERLLRPDPTTVNLMELLAGQAWACLDRLRTLARLREQANSDPLTGLRHTGPFEQRIATATPGRTALLAIDVDGFKDVNDTYGHQAGDRLLVELARALEGALRQGDELYRIGGDEFVAVIEVNRPEEAVRIAERLTEAARRTGRTISIGVALPHPGEPPERTLLRADQALYKAKHQGRDTVHLSTT; via the coding sequence ATGGCGTCGACCGCGCTGGAGGCGTGCGAGTGGATCGTCGCGGCACTCGCCCGCCACACCCCGGCGGCGATCTCGATCCTGCTCCACGTCCACGACCGGCTCCGCTGCGTCGCGGCCACCGGCGCCTGGCAGGTCCATGCCACCGTGCCGCCGAAGGCCGGCCTCGTGGGTCAGGTGTACGCCACCGGCGAGCCCGCCGCCGTCGCCGACGTCACCGCCGATCCCGACCACTTTCCGGTACGCCCCGACATCGCCGCCGAGCTCTGCGTACCGGTGCTGGATCCGGCGGGCCGCCTGATCGGCGTGCTCGACCTGCAGTGGAGCGGCCCGGTCGAGCTGGCGCGGTGGCAGGACACCGCCGAGCGGCTCGCCCACCGGCTGGGCGCCCGGATCGTGGCGCTCGGCGGGCCGCCGGCGGAGAGCCGGGGTGAGAAGCTGCTCCGGCACGCCACCGCGATGACCGCCGCCGCCACGGAGTGGGAGCTGCTGGCTGCCGCGATCACCGCGGCCCGGGACGTCTCGGCCCTCTCCGCCGCCGTGCTGCTCCTCTCCGGCCCACCCGAGCCCCGGCTCGGCGCGGTGACCGGCACCCCGGGCGAGCTGGAGTCCCGGATCCGGGCCGAGCTGGCCGAGACCGGATCGGCGGCGCTCGACCGGCTGATCACTCGGGCGCACCGGCACGGCGCGGCGTACACGCTCGGCGAGGCGGGGCACCCGCCGACCGTGGACTACCTGCCGCTCGCCCGAGCCGGGGCGCGCACCCTGGTGGCGGTGCCGGTCGGGCCACCGGACGCCGGCGGGGTGCTGCTGGTCGCCGACGAGCGGCTGCTGCGCCCCGACCCGACCACCGTCAACCTGATGGAGCTGCTCGCCGGGCAGGCGTGGGCCTGCCTGGACCGGCTGCGTACGCTCGCCCGGCTGCGCGAGCAGGCCAACTCGGACCCGCTCACCGGGCTGCGCCACACCGGGCCCTTCGAGCAGCGGATCGCCACCGCCACGCCGGGGCGTACCGCCCTGCTGGCGATCGACGTGGACGGTTTCAAGGACGTCAACGACACGTACGGCCACCAGGCCGGCGACCGGCTGCTGGTCGAGCTGGCCCGGGCGCTGGAGGGGGCGTTGCGGCAGGGCGACGAGCTGTACCGGATCGGCGGCGACGAGTTCGTGGCGGTGATCGAGGTGAACCGCCCCGAGGAGGCGGTCCGGATCGCCGAGCGGCTCACCGAGGCGGCCCGCCGCACCGGCCGCACCATCAGCATCGGCGTCGCCCTGCCCCACCCCGGCGAGCCCCCCGAACGCACCCTGCTCCGCGCCGACCAGGCCCTCTACAAAGCCAAACACCAAGGCCGCGACACCGTCCACCTCTCCACCACGTAG
- a CDS encoding phosphodiesterase codes for MIIAQLSDPHVTTGPLAAEQASGLHRALGRVLALRPRPDCVVITGDLVSNGRPDEYVALREIIGRFPLPVHLAAGNHDDRESLLDTFGGTPYLGGGFSAYYHVDHPDGTLVVLDSLAPGSDGGRLGDEQLGWLDGVLAGRPDVPAVVCLHHPPVAVGVPAMDAIRLADTDAFAEVIARHPHVVRVAAGHLHRAVTSGFAGTVLTTAPSTWVQVSLTMTDDEEIGFVAEPTAFLLHRVVGDGCVTHTVQVSHAAGRTCWF; via the coding sequence ATGATCATCGCCCAGCTCAGCGACCCGCACGTGACCACCGGTCCGCTCGCCGCCGAGCAGGCGTCCGGGCTGCACCGGGCCCTCGGCCGGGTGCTGGCGCTGCGACCCCGGCCTGACTGCGTGGTGATCACCGGCGACCTGGTCAGCAACGGCCGCCCCGACGAGTACGTCGCGCTGCGCGAGATCATCGGGCGGTTCCCGCTGCCGGTCCACCTCGCCGCCGGCAACCACGACGACCGGGAGTCGCTGCTCGACACCTTTGGCGGCACCCCCTACCTGGGCGGCGGCTTCTCGGCGTACTACCACGTCGACCACCCGGACGGGACGCTCGTGGTGCTGGACTCACTCGCCCCCGGCAGCGACGGCGGTCGGCTCGGCGACGAGCAGCTCGGCTGGCTCGACGGGGTGCTCGCCGGCCGGCCGGACGTGCCCGCCGTCGTGTGCCTGCACCATCCGCCGGTCGCGGTCGGCGTGCCGGCCATGGACGCCATCCGGCTCGCCGACACCGACGCGTTCGCCGAGGTGATCGCGCGCCACCCCCATGTCGTACGGGTCGCCGCCGGTCACCTGCACCGCGCGGTGACCAGCGGGTTCGCCGGCACCGTGCTGACCACCGCGCCGAGCACCTGGGTGCAGGTGAGCCTGACCATGACCGACGACGAGGAGATCGGGTTCGTCGCGGAGCCGACCGCGTTCCTGCTGCACCGGGTGGTGGGCGACGGCTGCGTCACGCACACCGTGCAGGTCAGCCACGCCGCCGGGCGAACCTGCTGGTTCTGA